The following coding sequences are from one Terrimicrobium sacchariphilum window:
- a CDS encoding CHAP domain-containing protein produces the protein MTSTLPPLAVSPLEIAARYVGTRETSRNQGPEIALFWNDTSYPQGDDNREPWCAAFVCFCLAEAARQGWRPKVKALPKEAAVRYFLDWCRGRYGVEVWANDGKRLPQAGDIAVFLPKLSHIGFVESVSGRTLNTIEGNTDDGGSREGDGVHRRHRALSFPGWFIRFLS, from the coding sequence ATGACCAGCACTTTGCCACCGCTGGCGGTTTCGCCCCTCGAGATCGCGGCCCGATACGTCGGGACCCGGGAAACTTCGCGCAACCAGGGGCCGGAAATCGCGCTCTTCTGGAACGATACCAGCTACCCGCAGGGCGACGACAACCGGGAGCCGTGGTGTGCGGCCTTTGTGTGCTTCTGCCTGGCTGAAGCTGCCCGGCAAGGCTGGCGCCCGAAGGTCAAGGCGCTCCCAAAGGAAGCGGCTGTCCGGTACTTCCTCGACTGGTGCCGGGGGCGCTACGGCGTCGAGGTGTGGGCAAACGACGGCAAACGGCTCCCGCAGGCCGGAGACATCGCCGTTTTTCTACCGAAGCTCTCCCATATCGGATTTGTCGAGAGCGTGTCCGGTCGTACTCTGAACACGATCGAGGGGAACACTGACGACGGCGGAAGCAGGGAAGGGGATGGCGTTCACCGGCGGCATAG